One Candidatus Nitronauta litoralis genomic window, GGCTTACTTATTCAGTGGTAACCGGCGGTTGGCGATAGGCTGCCAGGGCTTCCTGAATGAGACGCTTGGTTTGATGCGTGTGTCTTGAAGAAAAATGAAACACGTGCAGGTTGCGCACAGCGGCGCGGCGGGCCAGAGTCCCGGCTTGCGCTGAGGTCAGATGACAACGGTCACGCGCCCGGTCTTCTTCCTCGGCTAAAAAGGGTGACTCACAAAAAAACCGGTCGGCTCCCTGAACGAGGTCGACGATTCGCGCACTGTTCTCCTCGTTATAAACCGTGTCCGTAATGTAGGCGATTTTTTGCCCTTCAGTCGTCACCACCAGTTCGCGTTTCAGTTCCTCAACCGAGCGTTGCTCGTTACGCCGTCCCTGTTCGTCGAGGATGGTGACCTCCAGCGAATCGGCTTCAGCCGCTCCGTTCTCCTGAATGATCTGTTTAAACCTGCTGAGCCAGGGACCGGGAAACAATTTCAACGTATCGAGTTTATCTTTATCAATATTGACTCTGGGTTTTTCGATCATGGCGTATCCCAGACAAGGCACACGGTGTTCCAGGATCGCCGTCTCCACCCTGAAGGTTTCTTCATCGAGCAGGGTTTTGCCATCAAAGGGGACCTCGTGTTCATTCGATGGTTCAAAACGATCGAGCGCCCTGAAAGTTGCCTTGAGCAGGCGGTCCGGGTGCACCTCGGTCACTTCGAGGTTGACCGATTCTTCATAGCGATCCACCAGGTTCCAGGTGAAACCGGCGAGCTTGCCCTTAACGTTCTCGATAAAATTTACCGGACCGTATAAGCGTATGGTCTTGCCCTGCCCGAACACCACACGCAGGAGGCGGTCGAATCCAATAAAGTGATCCATGTGTGTGTGGGTGACAAACACATCGGACACCTTGAGTAAATTGGACGGAGATAACCGGTGGATCTCTCCAAGATCGATCAGCATGGCCCGCTTTTCGTAAAGAAACTCGACGAAAAGCCCTGGGTCACCCAACGGATTATTGACCAGTCTGGCTTGCAGGATTGTTTTCATTCTATTAGTTGGAATTTCCCGGGACTCAACCGGAATCCCCTTCCTTGGTCACACCCAGCAGGAACGCCTCGATGAACTTGTCGAGGTCGCCGTCGAGTACCGCATCGACGTTGCCGCTTTCCACACCGGTGCGCAGATCCTTGACCATACGGTAAGGATGCAGAACATAGGAGCGGATCTGACTGCCCCATTCAATTTTTTTCTTCTGCTTCTCCATTTCCTTTTTTTCTTCTTCCTGCTTTTCACGTTCCACTTCAAACAGGCGTGCCTTGAGCACCTTCATGGCCGAAGCCTTGTTCTTGTGCTGAGAGCGTTCATTCTGGCACTGCACCACAATCCCGCTCGGCTTATGGGTGATACGCACGGCAGAGTCGGTGGTGTTAACCCCCTGCCCGCCAGGCCCCGAAGCGCGATACACGTCGATCTTAAGATCGTCTTCTTTAATGTCGATTTCAAAATCGTCTTCCACTTCCGGGTAAACGAAAACGGAAGCGAACGAGGTGTGTCGTCGTTTGTTGGCATCGAACGGGGAAATACGAACCAGACGGTGAACGCCAATTTCCGAACGCAGGTAGCCGTAGGCGTAATCACCAATAATATGCACCGTTGCGCTCTTGATGCCAGCCTCTTCGCCATACTGCATGTCGAGCACTTCCGTTTTGTAGCCGCGCACCTCTCCCCAGCGCAGGTACATGCGGAACAACATCTGGGCCCAGTCCTGCGACTCGGTTCCCCCTGCGCCTGAGTTGATGGACACCAGGGCATTGTTGGAATCCTGATCTCCGGAGAGCATGGCCTTGAGTTCCGCCTCGGCCAGCATTTTTTCGAGGTTTTCGATCATGCCGGTGCATTCGTCGAGCATGGAGTCGTCACCCTCCTCCTCGGACATGGTCACCAGCGTTTCGAGGTCTTCGTTTTCTTTATGCAGGTTTTCCCAGATCTCGACACTGCGCCGCAATGTCGAACGACGCTGTTGAGTTTTCTGGGCTACGGTGTTGTCATCCCAGAAGTTGGGAGCGGCGATTTGCTCGTCCAGAGAGGCGATTTCCTGCTGTTTTTGATCGACGTCAAAGAAACCCCCGGATGCGGTCGATTCGCGTGGCGAGGTCCTGGGTTTGTTTTTTCAGCTCTTCAAGTAACATGGTAATCCTTAAAAAAAATTGAACTGGCGGTATTGTCGCCAATCCAGATAGAGATTGCAAGAAGGAGTAACCGTTTCAAACAGTTGACCCGCATGGCCGGGTTCTTTATACTGCTGTGGTGGGTATAGCCCTGTATCTGCAATGTTTTCAAATCCATCCCGGCATTCCGCCACCTGCATTTTTCCCGTACTCAAGATATCCCCGGCGGAATCCGAAAAAGCTAGTGGGCAAGTTCCAAAAAGCACTTCTGATTAATTATCGGGTCTCCTGTTTTTTTGTCGGCACCCGGCCTGCATTGTGACTGCATGAATACCCTGCACCTCGTATTCCCCATCCTGATCGCTGCCGCCGTTTTTGTCTTGCGTTGGCCGCATTTGCGGTTCCCGCTGGACGAGGATATGGCGACCTACACCTACATCGCACGATTCCGGCATCGCGGTCTTAAGTGGAAGCGAGACGCGTTCCTTTTTCTTTACCCGATCTGGCGTCTGCAGTTGATCGATCGCATCTATGGCAAGCCCGAGGGAGGCCCGATGCGGGTCCGGCTTTTCATTGCGGCGCATAATGTCATCACATCAATCGTGACCTATGGACTGGTCTTCACTTTATCCGGCAATTTCTGGGTAGGGTTTATCGCAGGATTGCTTTCAGCCTTTTTCCTCACTTCGCCCTCTCTGGAAGCGGAGTCCTTCAACACTGAGCCCTGTTACCTGCCATTTTTATTGACCGGATTCTGGCTTGCCCTGCTCGACCCGGCCTACGCCGTATTCGCGGGCCTGGCCTGGGGACTGATGATCGTGGGAAAACTCACCACCGCGGTCTACGTACCGGCTTTCCTGATTCTGATGTGGCTGGAGCAGGGAGCAGAGCCTACGTTCAACGCCTTTATGGCAGCAGGACTGGTTGTCGCAGCCTCCACAGCCTTCGATGCCGCACGGGGATTTCTCGATGTTGAATCACTGGGACAAATCAAGTCACGCATGATCGCCACCCTGCGCACCGCGCAACGCGACCCCATGTTGCCCCGGATGTTGGGTGATCTAAAATTGATCGGTGCCGAAACCTTGCCGGTGTGGCTGCTGGGACTTCCCGCGCTGGCAGGAGCAATCGTAGCACCGCAAGGTCACTGGCTGGCGGTTCTCACCGGAATGACCCTGTTCGTACTGATGGCCCAACGCGCCTTCACCCGGTACCATTACACGCCACTCATCGCAATATTGACCATAGCCACGGGGCTTGGCCTCGCCCAATTGATTGAATTGGGTGGCTGGCTGGGTACCCTGATCATTTCCGCCTGGGCCGTCACTTTATTGTTCACGGTCAAACGGCAACTTCCCTATTACCTGAAGCCGCAGGACAAAGAAACACTCGCAACCTACGGGAAGTTTGAACAGCTGATTTACCTGCCTTATCTTGGAAAACTGTTGAAGAGGTTGATGCGCTTTCAAGGCAAAGAAGAGGGGCGCCTTTACGTCTGGGGCAATTTCACCCAGCTTTATCATTATTCTGATTGCCCGGCTGCAGACTCTTATGTCTATTACGCCATGGGCCCGTGGCTGAATTCTGGACTCGAACCTATTTTTGATTCCATCATTGGTGGATTGATCCGGCACAAGCCAACCTATCTGGTTCAGGCCTATCCGGACTTCGACCCGACACTCCTGAAAGAAATCACCGGCCTCGAATACGAACTCATTAAAACCGTGCTGGCACGTTACCCGATATATAGCCTGAAAAATTCCACGACGCCCAAGCAGGACCCACTCAAACTGACCTGGATGGAAAAATGCGGCTTGATGGAACGACTGACCCAGGGTCGTCACATGCCGGGCATTTCGGATACCGATCTTGCACGTGGACGGGAACTGAAAGCCCTCACGGAATGCCGCAAGCTGGTTAACCTGAATCCTTCTGATCGGGATGGACGAATTTTTCTGGGAGAACTGTGCAGCCGCTTTGGCCTGCACCGACAGTCCGCCTCCATGTTCGAGTGGGTGGTCGCGCATCATCCAAAGTTAAAACACATTCGCCTGATGCTGGCAGGTCAAAAAATTGTTCTCGGAGAACTCGAGGAAGCACGGTTCCTGATCAAAGATGAAATCAAACTGTTCGGATCCTCCACCGAAACCACACAGGTTCTTGGCCGTCTAGAAAAAGCTTCCGGCGAATTCCGCAAGGCCATCGACCATTTCCAGAATGCCATTGTCGACGCTCCTGAACGCTGGGACCTCCGTCTGGAACAGGCCGACTGTTATGAGCGTCTCACAGAACCTGCTTCGGCTCGAAAACGCTTCCTGCAGGTATGGGAAGGGGCTACGGAAAAAAATGAAGACGGATTCCGCGCCCAGGCGGCTGTGGGACTGGCCCGCATCGGATCAATCGTCAATCCGGAATCGGCCAGTCTCGGGGACTTCTGTCATAAGGCCCCGGACAATACAGCCCTGGTTTACGCGCATGCATCTGCACTGGAACGTGAAGGACAAGCCGATCAGGCGCGCAACCTGTTTCAACTTTTGACCAGTCAAATGCAAACCGACACCCTGCAAGCCAGCGCCTGGTTTCGTCTTGCCCGGTTATCTGAAGGGGAAGAACGTGAACGCTGTTTAAAAGAGTGTATCCGACGTAACCCCTACCACTATGCCGCACAGGAAATGCAAACGGTTTGGGAGGAAAGCAATGTCCCGGTCTAGAAAATGCGTGGCGGTTTTTGCCACCGAACCGGTAACAGGGAAAATCGGCGGGCTGGGTGTACGTCAATTGGAAGTCGCCCGGGAGTTGTCCCGGCATTTTGAAGTACGCCTGCTCACACCATTCAAGGTCACGGCGCACAACGAACCTTTTCCAATCAAGCAAATCATTTACGAAAAACCCTCGACACTTTCCCCCCATGTAAAGTGGGCCGATTCGATTTATGCCATCGCCCTGTCTGTATTGCCAGTGGCAAAGCGACACAACAAACCGGTGGCGGCAGACCTGCTGGTCCCTGAATACTTTGAAAATCTGGAAGGGATGCCCCTTGATATTTTTCATGCACAGGAAAAATGCGAACGCTTCGGCAACACCATCTCCCGGACCGCGCGGCTATTAAACTCTGCCGATTTTTTTCTGGCACCGACTGAGCGGGGCCGTGACTTCTATCTCGGCCAACTCACCATGCTGGGTCGCCTGCGCCCGGACGACTACAAGCACGACCCCAAATTTCGATCGCTGATCGATGTGGCTCCTTTTGGAATTCCTGACCATGAACCGCGGAAGGGACAACCGTTATTTCGAGGGCAGTTACCCAATGTCGGTGCCGAGGATTTCATCCTGTTATGGGGAGGGTCGCTTGCCAACTGGTTTGATGCCATGACACCGCTTAAAGCAGTCGCCCGGCTCAAGAGAAAATACCCGAAACTCAAACTGATCTTCACTGGAAGCAAACACCCGGTATGGGGGAAATTACCCGACGCTTACCAGGAAGTGGTTAAGTTTTCCAAACAGAAAAAAATGTTCGAGCAAAATGTTTTTATTTTTTCAGACTGGGTGCCCTACGAAGAACACGACAGGTACCTGACAGAATCCGATGCCGGAGTGTCTACCTTTTACGATCACATTGAAAACCATTTTTCATTCCGCATCCGGGTGCTCGACTATCTCTGGGGCAACCTGCCCATCCTGACCAATCCCGGCAACACACAAAGTGCTCTCATTGAACAAAAAAAACTGGGACGCGTCGTACCTTTCGGAAACGAGAGAGAACTTGCGAAATCCATTGAGTGGATGATGAATAATCCGGCTGAAATGGAAATACTGCGCAGGAATATTCAGGAGGTCAAAAAAGGTTTTCACTGGTCCAGGGTTCTCGAACCTCTGGTCCGGTTTTGCCATGAACCCAGACGCGCCGCATCTCTGTTCGATGATCAAGGCATTCCCAATGACCGCAAACAGCAATCGTCCACCTTTGTTTTTGATCCCAATCAATTTGCCGAGACCGTACCCGGCCATCCTGCAATGCGACTCACCCTTGCAAATCATGCTCATAAGGAAGGGAAAGCAGACACCGCCGCGGCCCACCTTCTGGAGTACCTGGATTTATATGGCACCGGGCTGGAGACTTCCCTTTTTAAAAACCCGCTGTTTGGACTTTCTACAGACTTTCCATTTGAGTCATTGAAAAAACTGATCCCGGATCACCCTCACGCTCAATTGCTGGAGGCTAAACTGGCGCTGGACGCTGATGACGCAGATCGGGCCCAGGCGCTGGTCGAAGAAGAATTGTCGCTTTTTGGCGATTGTCCAGAAGCGATTTTCCTGCAGGGCCTTATTTACCAGCATAGAGGCCTGCATGCTGAAGCTGTGGAACCTTTTCAATCAGTAGCGGAAAACCTACCGGGGCATTTACCGTTTTTACTGCCTTTGGCCGACAGCCTCGTGGCATGCGGAAAAGTCAGCAAAGCCCGCAAGCTGTATACAAAAATCTGGCGCGAATCCCAAACCGGTCCACACTCAGGAGAAGAGTGGTTGCGTACCCGGGTTGCCCTTGCGATCGCTAAAATGGATGCTGAAATTCGGCCTGAACTGGAAACTCTGAATAAATATTTTAAAAGGGACCGTACCAACGAAACCCTGGCTCATCTGGTGGCCTCTCAACTGGAACTGGATGGCAAACGACTGGAACAAAATGGCGATGATGAAACTGCCAGAACTTTTTACCAGTCCGCCTGGAAACAAAATGGCAAGACTTCAGGCGAGGGCTGGATAAGGGTGGTTGCTGCTCTCAACCTGGCTAAACTTGAAAAAGACCGGAAACCGGAAATCGAGACTCTCCACCATTGCCTGAGTCGGGACCCTGAAAACGAGCGCCTGGCTTATGCCGTGGCTTCAACGCTTGAACGGCAAGGTCAAAAAAGGGAAGCCCGCAATATGTTTGAGGGCTTTACCACATCATTCAAGGATCGCTCCATTCTGGGCAGCGTATGGTACCGGCTGGCACTCTTATCGCCAAAAAACAAGCAAAAACAAATGGTTAGAAAGTGCCTGACGTTTCATCCCGGGCACCGGGCAGCACGCGACCTGCTTCGCTCCCTATAATTTTCTAAAAATCCCTTTTCCTCAAGATTTTTCTGAAAAAATCCGAAAAGATACTGAATTACCCTTTAGGGTAGACTCTTTTGTTTATAATTAATTTAAAGGGACTTAGTGGCGGAATAATTCCCCCGCAGGTCAGGACTCGATATGAAAATCCTCGTTTGTCAGCCTCCGGGAAGATTTCCCGGTGATCGTTACGTCTGTCCATTTCCAAGTCGCTGGACCAGTATGTTCCAGGGCTATCCGGTATTCATCTATTACCCGTATGAGCTTGCCTATCTGAGCACCCTCCTCAAACGGGAATTCCCTGACGACTACGTCAAACTGATCGACGGCACATACCTGCGTTTCACGGCGGAGGATTATATTCAGTATCTGGACCAGGAAAAACCAGACTGGCTGATCTTCGAAGTCGATACAGTGACCTATAAAGAAAGCCTGCGTATTGCAAAGGCCATGAAAGCCAAGTACGGAACACGGGTGATCATCACAGGCCAGTACCCGACAGCCTTTCCGGAAAGTGTCATTGCAGACGGAATGGATTATGCGTGCATCGGCGAGTTCGAATATGCAGTGGTTGACATTCTGAATGGATTGGACCCCAAAACCATTTCCGGTGTTTATCCAAACAGCTATCGCAAGGTATTGGACATCGATTCACTACCCGATCCGGAAGACGAGGATATCCGACGCATCGACTACAGCTAT contains:
- a CDS encoding ribonuclease Z — encoded protein: MKTILQARLVNNPLGDPGLFVEFLYEKRAMLIDLGEIHRLSPSNLLKVSDVFVTHTHMDHFIGFDRLLRVVFGQGKTIRLYGPVNFIENVKGKLAGFTWNLVDRYEESVNLEVTEVHPDRLLKATFRALDRFEPSNEHEVPFDGKTLLDEETFRVETAILEHRVPCLGYAMIEKPRVNIDKDKLDTLKLFPGPWLSRFKQIIQENGAAEADSLEVTILDEQGRRNEQRSVEELKRELVVTTEGQKIAYITDTVYNEENSARIVDLVQGADRFFCESPFLAEEEDRARDRCHLTSAQAGTLARRAAVRNLHVFHFSSRHTHQTKRLIQEALAAYRQPPVTTE
- a CDS encoding tetratricopeptide repeat protein — protein: MSRSRKCVAVFATEPVTGKIGGLGVRQLEVARELSRHFEVRLLTPFKVTAHNEPFPIKQIIYEKPSTLSPHVKWADSIYAIALSVLPVAKRHNKPVAADLLVPEYFENLEGMPLDIFHAQEKCERFGNTISRTARLLNSADFFLAPTERGRDFYLGQLTMLGRLRPDDYKHDPKFRSLIDVAPFGIPDHEPRKGQPLFRGQLPNVGAEDFILLWGGSLANWFDAMTPLKAVARLKRKYPKLKLIFTGSKHPVWGKLPDAYQEVVKFSKQKKMFEQNVFIFSDWVPYEEHDRYLTESDAGVSTFYDHIENHFSFRIRVLDYLWGNLPILTNPGNTQSALIEQKKLGRVVPFGNERELAKSIEWMMNNPAEMEILRRNIQEVKKGFHWSRVLEPLVRFCHEPRRAASLFDDQGIPNDRKQQSSTFVFDPNQFAETVPGHPAMRLTLANHAHKEGKADTAAAHLLEYLDLYGTGLETSLFKNPLFGLSTDFPFESLKKLIPDHPHAQLLEAKLALDADDADRAQALVEEELSLFGDCPEAIFLQGLIYQHRGLHAEAVEPFQSVAENLPGHLPFLLPLADSLVACGKVSKARKLYTKIWRESQTGPHSGEEWLRTRVALAIAKMDAEIRPELETLNKYFKRDRTNETLAHLVASQLELDGKRLEQNGDDETARTFYQSAWKQNGKTSGEGWIRVVAALNLAKLEKDRKPEIETLHHCLSRDPENERLAYAVASTLERQGQKREARNMFEGFTTSFKDRSILGSVWYRLALLSPKNKQKQMVRKCLTFHPGHRAARDLLRSL
- a CDS encoding peptide chain release factor 2 (programmed frameshift), translating into MLLEELKKQTQDLATRIDRIRGFLDVDQKQQEIASLDEQIAAPNFWDDNTVAQKTQQRRSTLRRSVEIWENLHKENEDLETLVTMSEEEGDDSMLDECTGMIENLEKMLAEAELKAMLSGDQDSNNALVSINSGAGGTESQDWAQMLFRMYLRWGEVRGYKTEVLDMQYGEEAGIKSATVHIIGDYAYGYLRSEIGVHRLVRISPFDANKRRHTSFASVFVYPEVEDDFEIDIKEDDLKIDVYRASGPGGQGVNTTDSAVRITHKPSGIVVQCQNERSQHKNKASAMKVLKARLFEVEREKQEEEKKEMEKQKKKIEWGSQIRSYVLHPYRMVKDLRTGVESGNVDAVLDGDLDKFIEAFLLGVTKEGDSG